The following are encoded in a window of Actinomycetota bacterium genomic DNA:
- a CDS encoding lipopolysaccharide biosynthesis protein, whose protein sequence is MSLVTLYVTFTGLVLDFGFGAALIQRDEVEETDMGTVATLNLLTALAVSLVTIVTAGPVARFFHLPALASPLRVLVVAVCFQAFSVVPVARLTRAFDFRSLARVEASTAVLSAVVAIAAAFAGAGYWSIVIGVLVLDGSNAVWLTSAAGWTRLAWSASSARSLFAFGRNVMGSQFIRHFAVNVDNVLVGRYLGPIALSNYALAYRVLILPSQTLGQVLRRVLFPALSRLQSRPERLGHFYAQASSSVALIILPLLALVAMAAPVAIPLMFGPEWSPAILPTQIFALGAIAQSLGFQHLVFLACGKTKLVFNFTLATTALSVGGFVIGLRWGIGGVAAAYAITRSALWPVAAWYVRNLVGLSIFAYFRSLAPAAASSVALAAAWGLTRFVLESAGFPVVPAAAVATGAGVAAYVGVLGIVSPQQLQRLRRLSALAFRTHRSQPNVHLGTTKQPSTASTERPDRLLTDSSAEVQA, encoded by the coding sequence GTGAGTCTCGTCACGCTATATGTCACGTTCACCGGACTGGTCCTCGACTTCGGCTTCGGCGCAGCGCTGATCCAGCGTGACGAGGTCGAGGAGACCGACATGGGAACGGTCGCCACGCTCAACCTGCTGACTGCACTTGCGGTGTCCCTGGTCACCATCGTCACTGCCGGACCGGTCGCACGGTTCTTCCACCTCCCCGCGCTCGCGTCCCCCTTGCGGGTACTCGTGGTCGCCGTCTGCTTCCAGGCGTTCTCGGTCGTACCAGTCGCCCGTCTCACCAGAGCCTTCGATTTCCGATCGTTGGCCCGAGTCGAAGCGTCGACCGCGGTGCTCTCGGCCGTTGTAGCCATCGCAGCCGCGTTCGCGGGAGCAGGCTACTGGTCCATCGTCATCGGGGTCCTCGTACTCGACGGCTCCAACGCCGTCTGGTTGACGTCCGCCGCTGGCTGGACCCGCCTTGCATGGTCGGCTAGTTCCGCCCGTTCGTTGTTCGCCTTCGGTCGCAACGTCATGGGGTCTCAGTTCATCCGGCATTTCGCGGTGAACGTCGATAACGTACTGGTGGGCCGCTACCTGGGCCCTATCGCTCTCTCCAACTACGCCCTGGCCTACCGTGTACTGATCCTTCCTTCACAGACCCTCGGTCAGGTGCTTCGCCGGGTACTGTTCCCCGCCCTTAGCCGCCTTCAGTCACGTCCGGAGCGCCTGGGCCACTTTTACGCGCAGGCCAGCTCATCGGTCGCGCTGATCATCCTGCCTCTGCTGGCCCTGGTGGCCATGGCGGCTCCTGTTGCGATCCCGCTGATGTTCGGGCCGGAATGGTCGCCCGCCATCCTTCCAACCCAGATATTCGCACTCGGCGCCATCGCGCAGTCACTCGGGTTCCAACACCTGGTGTTTCTTGCATGTGGCAAGACGAAGCTCGTCTTCAATTTCACTCTCGCGACAACAGCCCTGTCCGTGGGGGGCTTCGTCATCGGGCTCCGCTGGGGTATAGGGGGAGTCGCTGCCGCCTACGCGATCACCCGTTCAGCCCTATGGCCGGTTGCAGCGTGGTACGTCAGGAACCTGGTAGGACTGAGCATCTTCGCCTACTTCCGGTCGCTGGCGCCCGCAGCGGCGAGTTCCGTCGCTCTCGCAGCGGCATGGGGGCTGACTCGATTCGTCCTTGAGTCCGCCGGGTTCCCTGTGGTACCGGCGGCGGCCGTGGCGACCGGGGCTGGTGTCGCGGCCTACGTCGGTGTCCTGGGCATCGTTTCGCCGCAGCAGCTTCAGCGCCTACGACGGTTGTCAGCCCTCGCGTTCCGCACCCATCGTTCGCAGCCGAACGTTCATCTCGGGACTACCAAGCAGCCGTCGACCGCAAGCACCGAACGACCCGACCGACTCCTGACCGACTCGTCAGCCGAGGTGCAAGCATGA
- a CDS encoding O-antigen ligase family protein has protein sequence MSLHPLSLLSIYIALLFVLSVRYVVGPLGALGSPATLIALSCALVWIASRTHPGMASAAGLQPVRTAGLLFGWVMLASYAAGSFRPLSALEASGSNRAIVMVAALMGIMLLTADGIETRDQLDRLLQRLVAAAVFLAAIGMVQFASGWDFSRAFHPPGLSLNGDLAAVRVRTVPRVTGTAMHSIEFGVVLAMLLPLAIHYALFPPAEAGFFGRLLRWVAVGLIGFALPLSISRSAVLGLAAAFVTMMAGWSWRMRTNALAAGLVGLVAMKAAVPGVVSTLKSFFINYSNDPSVIGRIDDYGAVTRFIAERPLLGRGIGTFLPDIYRYLDNQYLGVLIESGVLGLLATVGVLLVAVSAARGGRHRSSDVATRNLGQALTAAIAVALLTFATFDALAFAIFAGALFIVLGACGALWRLTALTLPQATWAASACSPELLPLRAEPSTVT, from the coding sequence ATGTCCCTCCACCCCTTATCGCTGCTCTCGATCTACATAGCCCTGCTTTTCGTCCTTTCGGTCCGGTACGTGGTCGGGCCGTTGGGGGCTCTCGGGAGCCCCGCAACCCTCATCGCACTCTCCTGTGCGCTGGTATGGATCGCCAGCAGAACTCACCCGGGCATGGCGTCCGCCGCGGGTTTGCAGCCTGTCCGGACTGCGGGCTTGCTCTTCGGATGGGTGATGTTGGCTAGCTACGCCGCAGGCTCCTTCCGACCCTTGAGTGCCCTCGAAGCCAGCGGTTCGAACCGGGCGATCGTGATGGTGGCCGCGCTGATGGGGATCATGCTCCTGACCGCAGACGGGATCGAGACCCGCGACCAGCTGGATCGCCTCCTACAGCGGCTCGTCGCGGCGGCCGTCTTCCTCGCGGCGATCGGCATGGTCCAGTTCGCCTCTGGGTGGGATTTCAGCCGTGCGTTCCATCCGCCGGGGCTGAGCCTCAACGGTGACCTTGCCGCGGTCCGGGTCAGGACGGTGCCAAGGGTCACCGGAACGGCTATGCACTCGATCGAGTTCGGCGTTGTACTGGCCATGCTCCTGCCTCTAGCGATCCACTACGCGCTGTTTCCCCCAGCTGAGGCGGGGTTCTTCGGCAGGCTCTTGCGATGGGTGGCGGTAGGGTTGATAGGGTTCGCGTTACCGCTCAGCATCTCACGTTCCGCCGTCCTCGGTCTGGCGGCCGCCTTCGTCACGATGATGGCGGGCTGGTCGTGGCGGATGCGGACCAACGCGCTCGCAGCGGGCCTGGTCGGACTGGTGGCCATGAAAGCAGCGGTCCCCGGTGTTGTCAGCACGCTGAAGTCCTTCTTCATCAACTACTCCAACGATCCGAGCGTGATCGGGCGCATCGATGACTACGGCGCTGTGACACGGTTCATCGCAGAGCGGCCCCTGCTCGGCCGAGGGATCGGGACCTTCCTCCCCGACATCTACCGCTACCTAGACAACCAGTACCTCGGGGTTCTCATCGAAAGTGGAGTCCTCGGGTTGCTCGCTACCGTCGGTGTTCTGCTTGTGGCTGTCTCAGCGGCACGCGGCGGTCGACATCGGTCGTCTGACGTGGCAACCAGGAACTTAGGTCAAGCGCTGACTGCCGCCATCGCCGTCGCTTTGTTGACGTTCGCCACCTTCGACGCGCTGGCCTTCGCGATCTTCGCCGGGGCGCTGTTCATCGTGCTGGGAGCATGTGGCGCCCTCTGGCGACTCACCGCCCTAACGCTGCCACAGGCCACGTGGGCGGCCTCGGCGTGCTCGCCCGAGTTGCTGCCGCTACGAGCAGAACCTTCGACGGTGACGTGA
- a CDS encoding glycosyltransferase — protein sequence MSGPTVSVGLPVYNGERYVERAIRSILRQDYRDIELIVSDNGSTDGTKAVCRRLAASDPRLRYVCSDINRGAAWNFNHVVAVATGRYFKWASADDELAHNYISTCIQVLIEDASVVVAHPMTVDIDDEGTIVKVWASQPAADHPTAHERLGSLLRRNHQCFPVFGLMRRDVLMRTGLVGRYPESDDVLVAELALHGRIVEIPYPLFLHREHSGRSVVVNPSSRSRVAWFDPSRAGSIVFPAWRLFYEYLHAIHRSPVHAPERLRCYLELRHWLRRNSVNMLRNLARAAVEVGRRASVHGGSAPASSEMMSGPTATMTSRGIAARKSLTGTRDPTCPEELEPSCTAAGGRGSWTPRSRHVSR from the coding sequence ATGAGCGGACCCACCGTCAGTGTCGGCCTCCCCGTCTACAATGGCGAGCGGTACGTGGAGCGCGCTATCCGCTCCATCCTGCGCCAGGACTACCGCGATATCGAATTGATCGTCTCGGACAACGGTTCGACCGACGGGACGAAGGCCGTCTGTCGCCGCCTCGCTGCCTCCGATCCACGGTTGCGCTACGTATGCAGTGACATCAACCGAGGCGCGGCCTGGAACTTCAACCATGTGGTGGCAGTGGCGACCGGCCGCTACTTCAAGTGGGCGTCCGCAGACGACGAACTCGCCCATAACTACATCTCTACATGTATCCAGGTGCTGATCGAAGATGCCAGCGTCGTGGTTGCCCATCCGATGACGGTTGACATCGATGATGAAGGCACCATCGTGAAGGTCTGGGCGAGCCAACCTGCAGCGGATCACCCGACGGCGCACGAACGCCTGGGCAGCCTTCTGCGCCGGAACCATCAGTGCTTCCCCGTGTTCGGGCTGATGAGGCGCGACGTGCTCATGCGGACGGGCCTGGTCGGTCGATACCCGGAATCGGATGATGTTCTGGTCGCCGAACTTGCGCTGCACGGTCGGATCGTCGAGATCCCGTACCCCTTGTTCCTGCACAGGGAGCACTCAGGACGCTCCGTCGTCGTGAACCCGTCGTCACGTTCCCGAGTCGCGTGGTTCGACCCATCGAGAGCTGGCTCGATCGTGTTCCCGGCATGGCGCCTCTTTTACGAGTACCTGCACGCCATCCATCGGTCTCCCGTCCACGCACCTGAGCGCCTCCGCTGCTATTTGGAGTTGCGCCACTGGCTCCGCCGCAACTCCGTCAACATGTTGAGGAATCTGGCAAGAGCCGCGGTGGAGGTGGGGAGACGAGCGTCCGTCCACGGCGGATCAGCACCTGCAAGTTCAGAGATGATGTCCGGTCCGACGGCCACGATGACGTCTCGCGGGATCGCCGCCCGGAAGTCGCTGACGGGGACACGTGACCCTACTTGTCCGGAAGAACTCGAACCATCCTGTACGGCAGCGGGTGGGCGAGGGTCATGGACGCCCCGATCCCGGCATGTGAGTCGGTAG
- a CDS encoding DUF1349 domain-containing protein, with protein sequence MKPRRGSFLLAMVLLASLAVGTAPARPSTATGPAFESDDFNTSSLDARWSVVDPVGDGSVALVGAGSGQATLDLSVPGGVSHDAWGTNRSLRAVQATNDVDFEAEVAFASVPSLKYQMQGLMVEQDADDWLRFDVYHDGSGLRVFAAATTAGSSKAKLNQTISASQAVALRVHRAGDTWTLSYAADGGGFTTVGSFSHALGVSTLGPFAANHHTTASSVPAFTAQVDYVFDTAAPISPEDDPYAVASYTLSTSTVGSGSVSRSPDGSSYAEGTEVQLTAVADSGWRFDGWSGDLTGSANPQALVMDADKSVTATFSADTAPPVISAVAVSTTDTSATVTWTTDEPATSAVAHGPTTAYENGTVSDATLTTTHSITLDRLQPATTYHYQVASTDAASNTATTPDATFTTEATASTSGAFESDDFNTSSLDARWSVVDPVGDGSVALVGAGSGQATLDLSVPGGVSHDAWGTNRSLRAVQATNDVDFEAEVAFASVPSLKYQMQGLMVEQDADDWLRFDVYHDGSGLRVFAAATTAGSSKAKLNQTISASQAVALRVHRAGDTWTLSYAADGGGFTTVGSFSHALGVSTLGPFAANHHTTASSVPAFTAQVDYVFDTAAPISPEDDPYAVASYTLSTSTVGSGSVSRSPDGSSYAEGTEVQLTAVADSGWRFDGWSGDLTGSANPQALVMDADKSVTATFSADTAPPVISAVAVSTTDTSATVTWTTDEPATSAVAHGPTTAYENGTVSDATLTTTHSIILDRLQPATTYHYQVASTDAASNTATTPDATFTTDPDSNPVIDLWHGPERSFGSPGRSQLWINILGNVFDGDGIAALSFTLNGGASRALSMGPDNRRLSESGDFNVEIGYDELLPGANQVAISAADALGNTSTAVVNVHYESGLVASLPHSVDWTAGPLDQLAQIVDGRWTVADDGTIRTAQLGYDRLITLGDLSWRNYEVQVPVTVHGFGPGAYSYLSGAPLVGLALRWQGHSRRDTNDTSQPRYYWWPTGALGWYRWYETKPRAELLGNEDSPKASQGMHLDLGTAYILRAQVQDTPTGTAYRLKLWAANELEPASWTVAIEDDNSPATGSVGLIAHHVDVTFGHVVVTPLEATE encoded by the coding sequence ATGAAGCCCCGCCGCGGCAGCTTCCTGCTGGCGATGGTGCTGCTGGCCTCGCTCGCGGTCGGAACGGCTCCGGCCCGTCCCTCCACGGCGACCGGGCCTGCGTTCGAGTCCGACGATTTCAACACGTCGTCGTTGGATGCGCGCTGGTCGGTGGTGGATCCGGTGGGTGACGGGTCGGTGGCGCTGGTGGGGGCGGGCAGTGGGCAGGCGACGTTGGACCTGTCGGTGCCGGGTGGGGTGTCCCACGATGCGTGGGGGACCAACCGGTCGTTGCGGGCGGTGCAGGCGACCAACGACGTGGATTTCGAGGCGGAGGTCGCGTTCGCGTCGGTGCCGTCGCTGAAGTACCAGATGCAGGGGCTGATGGTCGAGCAGGACGCCGACGACTGGTTGCGGTTCGACGTCTACCACGACGGTTCGGGGTTGCGGGTCTTCGCGGCGGCCACCACGGCAGGCAGTTCGAAGGCCAAGCTGAACCAGACGATCAGCGCGTCGCAGGCCGTGGCGTTGCGGGTGCACCGGGCCGGGGATACCTGGACGTTGAGTTACGCGGCTGACGGCGGCGGGTTCACCACCGTGGGGTCGTTCAGCCACGCGTTGGGTGTGAGCACCCTGGGGCCGTTCGCGGCCAACCACCACACCACCGCCTCCTCGGTGCCGGCGTTCACCGCTCAGGTGGACTACGTGTTCGACACCGCCGCGCCGATCAGCCCCGAGGACGACCCCTACGCGGTCGCCAGCTACACGCTGTCGACGTCGACGGTGGGGTCGGGCAGCGTCTCGCGGTCGCCTGACGGGTCCTCGTACGCCGAGGGCACCGAGGTGCAACTGACCGCGGTGGCTGATTCGGGGTGGCGCTTCGACGGGTGGAGCGGCGACCTGACGGGTTCGGCCAACCCGCAGGCCCTGGTGATGGACGCGGACAAGTCGGTGACGGCGACGTTCTCTGCCGACACGGCCCCGCCGGTCATCAGTGCGGTGGCGGTGTCCACCACCGACACCTCGGCCACGGTGACCTGGACCACCGACGAGCCGGCCACCTCCGCGGTGGCCCACGGGCCTACCACCGCCTACGAGAACGGCACCGTCAGCGACGCGACGCTGACCACCACCCACAGCATCACCCTCGACCGACTACAGCCCGCTACCACCTACCACTACCAGGTCGCCTCCACCGACGCCGCCTCCAACACCGCCACCACCCCAGACGCCACCTTCACCACCGAGGCGACGGCCTCGACGTCGGGCGCCTTCGAGTCCGACGATTTCAACACGTCGTCGTTGGATGCGCGCTGGTCGGTGGTGGATCCGGTGGGTGACGGGTCGGTGGCGCTGGTGGGGGCGGGCAGTGGGCAGGCGACGTTGGACCTGTCGGTGCCGGGTGGGGTGTCCCACGATGCGTGGGGGACCAACCGGTCGTTGCGGGCGGTGCAGGCGACCAACGACGTGGATTTCGAGGCGGAGGTCGCGTTCGCGTCGGTGCCGTCGCTGAAGTACCAGATGCAGGGGCTGATGGTCGAGCAGGACGCCGACGACTGGTTGCGGTTCGACGTCTACCACGACGGTTCGGGGTTGCGGGTCTTCGCGGCGGCCACCACGGCAGGCAGTTCGAAGGCCAAGCTGAACCAGACGATCAGCGCGTCGCAGGCCGTGGCGTTGCGGGTGCACCGGGCCGGGGATACCTGGACGTTGAGTTACGCGGCTGACGGCGGCGGGTTCACCACCGTGGGGTCGTTCAGCCACGCGTTGGGTGTGAGCACCCTGGGGCCGTTCGCGGCCAACCACCACACCACCGCCTCCTCGGTGCCGGCGTTCACCGCTCAGGTGGACTACGTGTTCGACACCGCCGCGCCGATCAGCCCCGAGGACGACCCCTACGCGGTCGCCAGCTACACGCTGTCGACGTCGACGGTGGGGTCGGGCAGCGTCTCGCGGTCGCCTGACGGGTCCTCGTACGCCGAGGGCACCGAGGTGCAACTGACCGCGGTGGCTGATTCGGGGTGGCGCTTCGACGGGTGGAGCGGCGACCTGACGGGTTCGGCCAACCCGCAGGCCCTGGTGATGGACGCGGACAAGTCGGTGACGGCGACGTTCTCTGCCGACACGGCCCCGCCGGTCATCAGCGCGGTGGCGGTGTCCACCACCGACACCTCGGCCACGGTGACCTGGACCACCGACGAGCCGGCCACCTCCGCGGTGGCCCACGGGCCTACCACCGCCTACGAGAACGGCACCGTCAGCGACGCGACGCTGACCACCACCCACAGCATCATCCTCGACCGACTACAGCCCGCTACCACCTACCACTACCAGGTCGCCTCCACCGACGCCGCCTCCAACACCGCCACCACCCCAGACGCCACCTTCACCACCGATCCCGACTCGAACCCGGTGATCGATCTGTGGCACGGCCCGGAGCGGTCGTTCGGGTCACCAGGACGATCCCAGTTGTGGATCAACATCCTCGGCAACGTGTTCGATGGGGACGGGATCGCGGCGCTCAGTTTCACCCTCAACGGAGGCGCAAGCAGGGCGCTGTCGATGGGGCCAGACAACCGTCGACTGTCCGAATCCGGAGACTTCAACGTCGAGATCGGCTACGACGAGCTCCTGCCGGGGGCCAACCAGGTCGCGATCTCCGCAGCGGACGCGTTAGGCAACACATCGACCGCGGTCGTGAACGTGCACTACGAGAGTGGGCTCGTGGCCTCACTGCCTCACTCGGTTGATTGGACGGCCGGACCCCTGGACCAGTTGGCGCAGATCGTGGATGGTCGGTGGACAGTCGCCGACGACGGAACTATCCGCACTGCCCAGTTGGGCTACGACCGCTTGATCACGCTCGGCGACCTGAGCTGGCGCAACTACGAGGTCCAGGTACCCGTAACGGTCCACGGCTTCGGGCCGGGCGCGTACTCTTACCTGAGCGGTGCTCCGCTTGTGGGGTTGGCCCTGCGCTGGCAGGGTCACTCGCGGCGGGACACGAACGACACATCACAACCTCGGTACTACTGGTGGCCCACCGGCGCGCTGGGTTGGTACCGATGGTACGAGACCAAACCAAGGGCGGAACTGCTGGGCAACGAGGACTCACCGAAAGCAAGCCAGGGGATGCACCTGGACCTGGGAACGGCGTACATCCTGCGCGCACAGGTCCAGGACACGCCCACGGGGACCGCGTACCGGCTCAAGCTGTGGGCCGCCAACGAACTCGAACCTGCGTCGTGGACCGTCGCGATCGAGGACGACAACTCACCAGCCACCGGTTCCGTGGGTCTGATCGCACACCACGTCGATGTGACGTTCGGCCACGTGGTCGTGACACCCCTCGAGGCGACCGAGTGA
- a CDS encoding class I SAM-dependent methyltransferase: MSLSTVDPAVDHAAVGSETCVACGGAQLEPFLDLGHVPIETTCLYHTRTEAVDAPMGRMVLQACPRCGLVRNVAFEPEAVAYTTEYENSQHFSPTFQRYAEQLVDRLIETYGLRGGRIAEIGCGKGEFLALLCERAQARGIGFDPTYDGEVDASAQHIEIRREFFPGSDGILDVQLVACRHVLEHVAAPDELLRTVAESLPGPGPAYFEVPNASHVFSPSGMWDLIYQHVSYFDARSMWALFTRCGFDVTRLAESFRGQFLSLDAVPAEHPAEPMVSRSRDTGRFAATFRHTMDFWERFAVDNSGRRVVLWGAGAKGVSFLNLTSVGQVVYAAVDVNPRKQGSFVPGTGQEVLAPDDLRDDRPDVVLVANPAYEWEIRSALSDLGVKPIVTSL, from the coding sequence GTGAGCCTCTCGACCGTCGACCCGGCCGTCGATCACGCAGCTGTCGGCAGCGAGACGTGCGTCGCTTGCGGCGGTGCCCAGCTCGAGCCGTTCCTCGACCTCGGGCACGTACCGATCGAGACAACGTGCCTGTACCACACGCGTACCGAGGCGGTGGATGCGCCGATGGGGCGAATGGTCCTGCAGGCGTGTCCCCGATGCGGCCTGGTCCGAAACGTCGCGTTCGAGCCCGAGGCGGTCGCCTACACCACCGAGTACGAGAACTCCCAGCACTTCTCGCCGACCTTCCAGCGCTACGCCGAGCAGCTCGTCGACCGGCTGATCGAGACCTACGGGCTGCGTGGCGGGAGGATCGCGGAGATCGGCTGCGGGAAGGGCGAGTTCCTCGCGCTGTTGTGTGAACGTGCCCAGGCCCGGGGGATCGGTTTCGATCCGACCTACGACGGCGAGGTGGACGCGTCGGCTCAGCACATCGAGATTCGGCGCGAGTTCTTCCCTGGGAGCGACGGGATCCTGGACGTGCAGCTCGTCGCTTGCCGTCATGTCCTCGAGCACGTCGCGGCGCCGGACGAACTGCTTCGGACCGTGGCCGAGTCCCTGCCCGGTCCCGGGCCCGCGTACTTCGAGGTGCCGAACGCGTCCCACGTGTTCAGTCCGTCCGGCATGTGGGATCTGATCTACCAGCACGTGTCGTACTTCGACGCCCGGTCGATGTGGGCGCTCTTCACCCGCTGCGGGTTCGACGTGACCAGGTTGGCCGAGTCGTTCCGGGGCCAGTTCCTGTCCCTCGACGCGGTCCCGGCCGAGCACCCCGCCGAGCCGATGGTGTCCCGGTCCCGGGACACAGGACGGTTCGCGGCGACGTTCCGACACACCATGGATTTCTGGGAACGGTTCGCTGTCGACAACAGCGGTCGGCGCGTCGTGCTGTGGGGTGCGGGCGCGAAGGGCGTGTCGTTCCTGAACCTCACATCGGTGGGGCAGGTCGTCTACGCGGCCGTCGACGTCAACCCGCGCAAGCAGGGCTCGTTCGTTCCGGGGACCGGCCAGGAGGTCCTGGCGCCCGATGACCTCCGCGATGACCGCCCCGATGTCGTGCTGGTGGCCAACCCTGCCTACGAGTGGGAGATCCGGTCCGCGCTCAGTGACCTGGGCGTGAAGCCCATCGTCACGTCGCTATGA
- a CDS encoding methyltransferase domain-containing protein, with amino-acid sequence MTRIDTCPACGAGGLEVFHRAAGVPTNSCLLLEDPEEARDFPRGNLELAFCGACGFITNVVFDPSRAEYSGRYEETQGYSATFVEFGRNLAKRWVEAYDLHGEHVLEIGCGKGEFLTWMVEAGAGSGVGIDPGVDPERLETGAAERIAWIADFYDDRYAHLQADAIVCRHTLEHIHPVSDFLHTVRRNIGDRRDAVVLFELPDTLRVLREVAFWDVYYEHCSYFTIGSLIRLFRSCGFDVLDASYAYEDQYLLIEARPGGSGDDRSKLSTDVADVAALARRFGARFEEQARAWHDRIAAIVGRGGRVALWGGGSKAVAFLTTLGDRSLIDVVVDINPRKQGRYIAGTGHPVVGPETLPDLAPELVVAMNPVYAPEIASALDDLKLSARLESL; translated from the coding sequence GTGACCCGCATCGACACCTGCCCGGCCTGCGGGGCAGGCGGCCTGGAGGTCTTCCACCGTGCCGCCGGTGTGCCCACCAACAGCTGCCTGCTGCTCGAGGACCCCGAGGAGGCGCGTGACTTCCCGCGCGGCAACCTTGAGCTGGCCTTCTGCGGCGCGTGCGGGTTCATCACCAACGTCGTCTTCGATCCGTCGCGGGCCGAGTACTCCGGCCGCTACGAGGAAACCCAGGGCTACTCGGCCACGTTCGTGGAGTTCGGTCGGAACCTCGCGAAGCGGTGGGTCGAGGCCTACGACTTGCACGGCGAGCACGTGCTGGAGATCGGGTGCGGCAAGGGCGAGTTCCTTACCTGGATGGTGGAGGCGGGCGCCGGCAGCGGTGTGGGTATCGACCCGGGTGTGGACCCCGAGCGGTTGGAGACCGGCGCCGCCGAGCGCATCGCGTGGATCGCGGACTTCTACGACGACCGGTACGCCCACCTGCAGGCCGACGCGATCGTGTGCCGCCACACTCTGGAGCACATCCATCCCGTATCCGACTTCCTGCACACGGTGCGCCGCAACATCGGCGATCGGCGGGACGCGGTGGTGCTGTTCGAGCTGCCGGACACCCTACGGGTACTGCGGGAGGTGGCGTTCTGGGACGTCTACTACGAGCACTGCAGCTACTTCACGATCGGTTCGCTCATCCGCCTGTTCCGGTCGTGCGGATTCGACGTCCTGGACGCCTCGTACGCCTACGAGGACCAGTACCTGTTGATAGAGGCGCGCCCGGGCGGGTCCGGCGACGACCGTTCCAAGCTGTCGACAGATGTCGCCGATGTGGCGGCGCTCGCGCGTCGCTTTGGTGCACGGTTCGAGGAACAGGCCCGTGCGTGGCACGACCGGATCGCCGCCATCGTCGGCCGGGGAGGTCGGGTCGCGTTGTGGGGTGGCGGCTCGAAGGCCGTGGCGTTCCTGACCACGCTCGGCGATCGCTCGCTGATCGACGTCGTGGTGGACATCAATCCCCGCAAGCAGGGTCGCTACATCGCGGGTACGGGCCATCCGGTCGTCGGTCCCGAGACCCTACCGGACCTGGCGCCGGAACTGGTCGTCGCGATGAACCCCGTCTACGCGCCGGAGATCGCAAGCGCCCTGGACGACCTGAAGCTGAGCGCGAGACTGGAATCGTTGTGA